A DNA window from Rhodococcus sp. Z13 contains the following coding sequences:
- the thrB gene encoding homoserine kinase: protein MTQTLPVGLSVTARVPASSANLGPGFDCLGLAVGLYDEITVTTTASGLDVRVEGEGAQEVPWGPSHLVVRAVERGLEAAGVWADGLDVVCHNVIPHSRGLGSSASAAVGGLAAANGLVRKVAPERVLDDAQLVQLASEFEGHPDNAAASVLGGAVVSWTESEVDSEQRTYRAVSLPVHSDIKVYALVPSVRSSTAHTRGLLPELVPHRDAAFNVSRAALAVVALTERPELLMPATQDLLHQSQRASALPLTTKWVATLRQAGIAAVVSGAGPTVLALTTSTLPDNLRAAAEADGLRVHDLEVAEGVQVD, encoded by the coding sequence ATGACGCAGACGTTGCCCGTCGGGCTCTCGGTGACGGCGCGGGTTCCCGCCTCGAGCGCGAACCTCGGCCCCGGTTTCGACTGCCTGGGCCTCGCTGTCGGGCTGTACGACGAGATCACCGTCACCACAACCGCTTCGGGTCTCGACGTGCGTGTCGAGGGGGAAGGCGCCCAGGAGGTGCCGTGGGGGCCCTCACACCTGGTCGTCCGGGCCGTCGAGCGCGGTCTCGAGGCGGCCGGTGTCTGGGCGGACGGCCTGGACGTGGTGTGCCACAACGTGATTCCGCACTCCCGTGGACTCGGGTCGTCGGCTTCGGCGGCGGTGGGCGGTCTCGCCGCCGCCAACGGTCTCGTCCGTAAGGTCGCGCCTGAGCGGGTCCTCGACGACGCGCAGCTCGTGCAGCTCGCCTCCGAGTTCGAGGGACATCCCGACAACGCCGCGGCGAGCGTGCTCGGGGGAGCGGTCGTGTCGTGGACCGAGTCGGAGGTCGACTCCGAGCAGCGGACCTACCGTGCGGTGTCGCTGCCGGTGCACTCCGACATCAAGGTCTACGCCCTGGTCCCGTCCGTGCGGTCGTCCACGGCCCACACCCGGGGTCTGCTGCCCGAACTCGTCCCGCACCGCGACGCCGCGTTCAACGTCAGCCGGGCGGCGCTCGCCGTCGTGGCGCTCACCGAGCGTCCCGAGCTGCTGATGCCGGCCACCCAGGACCTGCTGCACCAGTCGCAGCGGGCCTCCGCGCTGCCGCTCACCACCAAGTGGGTGGCGACCCTGCGCCAGGCGGGTATCGCCGCCGTGGTGTCCGGGGCCGGCCCGACCGTGCTGGCCCTGACGACCTCCACGCTGCCCGACAATCTGCGGGCCGCCGCCGAGGCCGACGGCCTCCGGGTGCACGACCTCGAGGTCGCCGAGGGCGTCCAGGTCGACTGA
- the thrC gene encoding threonine synthase, translating into MSAAEKNTTPVHKPWPGLIEAYRSRLPIGDDWKTVTLREGGTPLLPAPRLSEITGCEVHIKVEGLNPTGSFKDRGMTMAVTEALATGKQAVLCASTGNTSASAAAYAARAGIGCAVLVPQGKIAMGKLAQAVMHGAKIVQVEGNFDDCLELARKTTAEFSTIGLVNSVNPVRIEGQKTAAFEIVDALGDAPDVHILPVGNAGNITAYWKGYSEYAADGLSTRRPRMLGVQAAGAAPLVLGHPVKEPETIATAIRIGAPASWNGAVAAKEESNGAFRAATDEEILEAYRLLAKTESIFVEPASAASIAGLLAASKEGWLERGLKVVCTVTGNGLKDPDTALRDVPVVEPIPVDPVAVASALELA; encoded by the coding sequence ATGAGCGCGGCCGAGAAGAACACCACCCCCGTGCACAAGCCGTGGCCGGGCCTGATCGAGGCGTACCGTTCGCGCCTGCCGATCGGTGACGACTGGAAGACGGTCACGCTGCGCGAGGGCGGCACGCCGCTGCTCCCGGCTCCGCGCCTGTCGGAGATCACCGGCTGCGAGGTCCACATCAAGGTCGAGGGTCTCAACCCCACCGGTTCCTTCAAGGACCGCGGCATGACCATGGCGGTCACCGAGGCGCTCGCCACCGGCAAGCAGGCCGTGCTGTGCGCCTCCACCGGCAACACCTCGGCCTCGGCCGCCGCCTACGCCGCCCGCGCCGGCATCGGCTGCGCCGTGCTGGTGCCGCAGGGCAAGATCGCGATGGGCAAGCTGGCCCAGGCCGTGATGCACGGCGCGAAGATCGTGCAGGTCGAGGGCAACTTCGACGACTGCCTCGAGCTCGCCCGCAAGACCACCGCGGAGTTCTCCACCATCGGCCTGGTGAACTCGGTCAACCCGGTTCGCATCGAGGGCCAGAAGACCGCCGCCTTCGAGATCGTCGACGCCCTCGGCGACGCGCCCGACGTGCACATCCTCCCGGTCGGCAACGCCGGCAACATCACGGCCTACTGGAAGGGCTACAGCGAGTACGCCGCCGACGGCCTGAGCACGCGCCGCCCGCGCATGCTCGGTGTCCAGGCCGCCGGTGCCGCCCCGCTCGTCCTCGGTCATCCGGTCAAGGAGCCCGAGACCATCGCCACCGCCATTCGCATCGGCGCGCCCGCCTCGTGGAACGGTGCCGTCGCGGCCAAGGAGGAATCGAACGGCGCCTTCCGTGCCGCGACCGACGAGGAGATCCTCGAGGCCTACCGGCTGCTCGCGAAGACCGAGTCGATCTTCGTCGAGCCGGCCTCGGCCGCCTCGATCGCGGGTCTGCTCGCCGCGAGCAAGGAGGGCTGGCTCGAGCGCGGCCTGAAGGTCGTGTGCACCGTGACCGGCAACGGTCTGAAGGATCCCGATACGGCACTGCGCGACGTGCCCGTGGTCGAACCGATCCCGGTCGATCCCGTTGCGGTCGCCTCGGCACTCGAGTTGGCCTGA
- a CDS encoding homoserine dehydrogenase, whose amino-acid sequence MTDASGPRPVGVAVLGHGTVGAEVVRIIRDDAADLEARIGAPLVLRGVAVRDASRDRGLPAELVTTDAEALIKRDDVDIVVELIGGIDLPRTLVRTALDSGKSVVTANKALLAAYTGELAETAEARNVDLYFEAAVAGAIPVIRPLTQSLAGDRVDRVVGIVNGTTNYILSAMDETGADYAETLAEASRLGYAEADPTADVEGHDAAAKAAILASIAFHTRVTAADVYCEGISSITAADLTSARALNCTIKLLALCERVPGPDGRDRVSARVYPALVPREHPLAAVNGAFNAVVVEAQAAGRLMFYGQGAGGAPTASAVMGDLVMAARNRVQGGRGPRESKYAQLEVAPMSDILTRYYVNLKVADRAGVLSAVASEFATRGVSIAAVRQEGAGEAARLVVLTHRATDRALADTVAALDKLESVIAVTSVLRLEGSAE is encoded by the coding sequence GTGACCGATGCATCGGGCCCCCGCCCGGTCGGTGTGGCCGTCCTCGGGCACGGCACCGTCGGTGCCGAGGTCGTGCGGATCATCCGCGACGACGCCGCCGACCTCGAAGCCCGCATCGGGGCGCCGCTGGTGCTGCGCGGTGTCGCCGTCCGCGACGCCTCGCGCGACCGCGGTCTGCCGGCCGAGCTGGTCACGACGGACGCCGAGGCGCTCATCAAGCGCGACGACGTCGACATCGTCGTCGAGCTGATCGGCGGCATCGACCTGCCGCGGACCCTGGTGCGCACCGCCCTCGACTCGGGCAAGTCCGTGGTCACGGCCAACAAGGCCCTGCTCGCCGCGTACACCGGCGAACTCGCCGAGACCGCCGAGGCCCGCAACGTCGACCTCTACTTCGAGGCGGCCGTGGCCGGCGCGATCCCGGTGATCCGCCCGCTGACCCAGTCGCTCGCCGGCGACCGCGTCGACCGGGTGGTCGGCATCGTCAACGGCACCACCAACTACATCCTGTCCGCGATGGACGAGACCGGCGCGGACTACGCCGAGACCCTCGCCGAGGCGAGCCGCCTCGGTTACGCGGAGGCCGACCCGACCGCCGACGTGGAGGGCCACGACGCCGCCGCCAAGGCCGCGATCCTCGCGTCGATCGCCTTCCACACCCGGGTGACCGCCGCCGACGTGTACTGCGAGGGCATCTCGTCGATCACCGCTGCGGACCTGACGTCCGCGCGGGCGCTCAACTGCACGATCAAGCTGCTCGCCCTGTGCGAGCGTGTGCCCGGCCCGGACGGCCGCGACCGCGTCTCCGCCCGGGTCTACCCGGCCCTGGTGCCCCGCGAGCACCCACTCGCCGCCGTCAACGGCGCGTTCAACGCCGTCGTCGTCGAGGCCCAGGCGGCCGGTCGCCTCATGTTCTACGGCCAGGGCGCCGGTGGCGCGCCCACCGCGTCCGCCGTCATGGGCGATCTGGTGATGGCCGCACGCAACCGCGTGCAGGGGGGACGAGGACCGCGTGAGTCGAAGTACGCGCAGCTCGAGGTTGCGCCGATGAGCGACATCCTCACGCGCTACTACGTGAACCTGAAGGTCGCCGACCGGGCCGGTGTGCTCTCCGCGGTGGCCTCCGAGTTCGCCACGCGCGGCGTGAGCATCGCCGCCGTGCGCCAGGAGGGGGCCGGCGAGGCCGCCCGCCTGGTGGTTCTGACACACCGGGCAACCGATCGTGCGCTGGCGGACACCGTCGCAGCGCTCGACAAGCTCGAATCCGTGATCGCTGTGACCAGCGTCCTGAGACTGGAGGGATCCGCCGAATGA